A region of Candidatus Neomarinimicrobiota bacterium DNA encodes the following proteins:
- the def gene encoding peptide deformylase, producing MAVIPVTKLGNPILRKKCNQVTDFSGIPKIVDDMFDTMYEKEGIGLAGNQVGLDLNLCVIDISHTEEDDVPHVFVNGEILERDGEYLMEEGCLSVPDVRLEFNRAERIRFRYQDINGDSYENYFDGLLARVIQHEIDHLNGNLIIDHVSKLVRMQHRKQLNEIKQAEKTILAGQ from the coding sequence ATGGCAGTTATCCCCGTTACAAAACTTGGGAATCCTATCCTTAGGAAAAAATGTAATCAAGTAACAGATTTTTCTGGTATTCCTAAAATTGTAGATGACATGTTCGATACGATGTATGAAAAAGAAGGAATTGGTTTGGCCGGGAATCAGGTTGGCTTGGATTTGAATCTCTGTGTTATTGATATTTCACATACAGAAGAAGATGATGTTCCACATGTTTTTGTGAATGGTGAAATTCTGGAACGAGACGGGGAATATCTTATGGAAGAAGGTTGTTTATCAGTCCCGGATGTCAGACTCGAATTCAATCGCGCAGAGCGGATTCGTTTTCGTTATCAAGATATTAATGGCGATTCGTACGAAAATTATTTTGATGGATTGTTAGCACGGGTCATCCAGCATGAAATAGATCATTTAAACGGAAATTTAATTATTGATCATGTCAGTAAACTTGTCCGAATGCAGCATCGGAAGCAATTAAATGAGATAAAACAGGCAGAAAAAACCATTTTAGCAGGACAATAG
- the yajC gene encoding preprotein translocase subunit YajC has protein sequence MAQNGQEGSGGIAAFFPFLLIILIMYFLMIRPQSKRQKEKREMLESLNKGDRVVTISGLHGSIARFKNKGKQVILKVDKNLELTFNRSSIAGLSEKVSEEDTTAVETQT, from the coding sequence ATGGCACAAAATGGACAGGAAGGTAGCGGCGGAATCGCTGCATTCTTCCCTTTTTTATTAATTATTTTAATCATGTATTTTTTAATGATTCGCCCCCAGTCGAAGAGGCAAAAAGAAAAGCGTGAAATGCTTGAATCGCTCAATAAAGGTGATCGAGTGGTTACAATTAGCGGTCTTCATGGTTCTATTGCGCGCTTCAAGAATAAAGGGAAACAAGTGATTTTGAAAGTAGATAAGAATCTTGAACTAACCTTTAATCGGTCTTCTATCGCCGGATTAAGTGAAAAAGTATCGGAAGAGGATACAACGGCAGTGGAAACTCAGACATAA
- a CDS encoding HAMP domain-containing histidine kinase: MQPYRHSVNIKAGLFILGIVLVSGLLLYSQSVVDRLRANNKEVVQLYAEIIASTVESESDENLSFIFDKIIKRVQFPLIYSDGKHTPLDWKNLPDGLSVKDARKHQEEMDSQNQPIPLTYMHPETNERIAIGYLHYGDSILIKRLEWLPFLEIGAVTIFILLGFIGFSVIRNSEKRSIWVGMARETAHQLGTPVSALMGWVDRLRESSDPKIITEMDRDIQRLEDVSNRFSKIGSKPTEETVDIMKMLKTVIDYLNQRVRSESIEINIKPKQGNDIVIRGNVTLLSWAFENLIKNGIDSLENAKGSISIEVNFDLTDVVITITDTGKGIPKRDWKNVFRPGFSSKAGGWGLGLSLTQRIIQDIHKGSIRIVNSDKNQGTVFEIKLAVVIKN, translated from the coding sequence ATGCAACCCTACCGACATTCTGTCAATATCAAAGCAGGGCTATTTATTTTAGGTATTGTTCTTGTTTCAGGATTGCTGCTGTATTCCCAATCTGTGGTGGACCGATTGAGGGCAAACAATAAGGAAGTTGTCCAGCTTTATGCTGAAATTATTGCGAGTACAGTGGAGAGCGAGAGCGATGAAAATTTAAGCTTCATTTTTGATAAGATAATAAAACGAGTGCAATTCCCCCTTATTTATTCTGATGGTAAACATACTCCATTGGATTGGAAAAATCTTCCCGATGGCTTATCTGTCAAGGATGCACGGAAACATCAGGAAGAGATGGATAGTCAAAATCAACCTATTCCATTGACCTACATGCATCCCGAAACAAATGAACGGATTGCGATAGGTTACCTGCACTATGGCGATTCTATTTTGATTAAGAGATTAGAGTGGTTGCCGTTTTTGGAAATTGGTGCAGTCACCATTTTTATCCTATTGGGGTTCATCGGGTTTTCTGTCATTCGTAACAGCGAAAAAAGAAGCATTTGGGTAGGGATGGCCCGCGAAACGGCACATCAGCTTGGCACGCCTGTTTCCGCGCTTATGGGTTGGGTAGATCGTCTCAGAGAGTCCAGCGATCCGAAAATTATAACAGAAATGGATCGAGATATTCAAAGACTTGAAGATGTAAGTAATCGATTTAGTAAAATTGGATCTAAACCAACCGAAGAAACTGTTGATATTATGAAAATGCTTAAAACGGTTATTGATTATTTGAATCAGCGCGTAAGATCTGAAAGTATTGAAATTAATATCAAACCAAAACAGGGGAACGATATTGTCATTCGGGGTAATGTAACCTTACTTTCTTGGGCGTTTGAAAACCTGATTAAGAATGGAATAGATTCTTTAGAAAATGCAAAAGGCAGTATTTCAATTGAAGTTAATTTTGATCTTACTGATGTCGTAATCACCATTACCGATACAGGTAAGGGAATTCCAAAACGAGACTGGAAAAATGTATTCCGTCCCGGTTTCAGCAGCAAAGCCGGCGGATGGGGCTTGGGATTATCTTTAACGCAACGCATTATTCAAGATATTCACAAAGGATCAATTCGGATTGTAAATTCTGATAAAAATCAGGGAACTGTTTTTGAAATTAAATTAGCAGTAGTAATAAAAAACTAA